From the Dryobates pubescens isolate bDryPub1 chromosome 29, bDryPub1.pri, whole genome shotgun sequence genome, one window contains:
- the LOC104296379 gene encoding SH2 domain-containing protein 3C, translating to MTERCSLWSALSAAACCFYRGSFMQVQFSKEKYILDSSPEKLHKELEEELKLSSTDLRSHAWYHGRIPREVSESLVQRNGDFLIRDSLTSLGDYVLTCRWHNEPLHFKINKVTVKSSEGPTCLQYLFEQESFDNVPALVRFYVGNRKAISEQSGAIVYCPINRTFPLRYLEASYGLASSKHGGTHSPTTQKGGHIKRRSITMTDGLTADKITRAEGCPTSVSLPHHRDIVRNCAVSVDQIQDLHSPMSPISENPASPAYSTVTRLKPHACQVAGIAPASPVIRRSSEPQLCPGNNSKPLTDPAHSTHSTPCHGYARASPSPSTNSYSDPDMGHYCQLHPTSPISRDRPPHDTKQLPTKSYVERLKVEEGQRGTVENSSGEAEAGQRLKGELDFMGFVPPMMETTSSFNPTAFQSVLIPMENKPLEMAVLKKVKELLAEVDVKTLAKHITKVDCLVARILGVSVEMQRLMGVSSGMELITLPHGHQLRLDLLERFHTMSIMIAVDILGCTGSTEERAALLHKTIQLAAELKSTMGNMFSFAAVMNALEMTQIARLEQTWMVLRQRHTEGAILYEKKLKPFLKGLNEGKEGPPLTNTTFPHIMPLVTLLERDEALTDSPELWETTDNGVEVVMAHLEAARMVAHHGGIYHTNAEVKLQGFQGRAELLEVFSTEFQLRLLWGSRGAESSQAERYEKFDKVLTALSHKLEPAVRFSEL from the exons GTATCGGAAAGCCTCGTGCAGAGGAACGGCGACTTCCTTATCCGCGACTCCCTCACCAGCCTGGGTGACTATGTGCTGACTTGCCGCTGGCACAACGAGCCCCTCCACTTCAAGATCAACAAGGTGACAGTCAAGTCTAGTGAGGGCCCAACCTGTCTCCAGTACCTCTTTGAGCAGGAGAGCTTTGACAATGTGCCTGCCCTCGTCCGCTTCTATGTGGGTAACCGCAAGGCCATCTCGGAGCAGAGCGGAGCCATCGTCTACTGCCCCATCAACCGCACCTTCCCCCTGCGCTACCTGGAAGCCAGCTATGGGCTGGCCAGCAGCAAGCATGGGGGTACCCACAGCCCCACCACCCAGAAAGGGGGGCACATCAAGAGGAGGAGCATCACCATGACAGACGGTCTGACAGCTGACAAGATCACCAGGGCTGAGGGGTGCCCAACCAG cgtATCCCTGCCCCACCACAGAGACATTGTTCGCAACTGTGCCGTCAGCGTGGACCAGATCCAAGATCTGCACTCTCCAATGTCTCCCATCTCAGAGAACCCAGCATCACCTGCCTACAGTACAG TTACACGGCTAAAGCCACATGCCTGCCAAGTGGCCGGGATTGCCCCAGCCTCTCCAGTCATAAGAAGGTCCAGcgagccccagctgtgcccagggaacAACAGCAAACCTCTGACAGACCCTGCCCATAGCACCCACTCAACTCCCTGCCACGGGTATGCCCGTGCCTCCCCTTCGCCCTCCACGAACAGCTACAGCGACCCAGACATGGGGCACTACTGCCAGCTCCACCCCACCTCACCCATCAGCAGAGATCGGCCAccccatgacaccaagcagctGCCAACAAAGAGCTACGTGGAGAGGCTAAAGGTGGAGGAAGGACAGAGAGGGACTGTGGAGAACAGctctggggaagctgaggcagggcagaggctaAAAGGAGAGCTGGACTTCATGGGCTTCGTGCCTCCCATGATGGAGACAACCTCGTCCTTCAACCCCACAGCCTTCCAGTCCGTGCTTATCCCCATGGAGAACAAACCCCTGGAGATGGCTGTGCTCAAGAAGGtcaaagagctgctggcagaggtggaTGTGAAGACACTGGCCAAACACATCACTAAAGTGGACTGCCTG GTCGCACGGATATTGGGTGTGTCAGTGGAGATGCAGCGGCTCATGGGGGTGAGCTCTGGCATGGAACTAATCACCCTGCCCCATGGCCACCAGCTCCGTCTCGACTTGCTGGAACG GTTTCATACCATGTCCATCATGATCGCTGTcgatatcctgggctgcacaggCAGCACGGAGGAGcgggcagccctgctccacaAAACCATCCAGCTGGCTGCCGAGCTGAAGAGCACCATGGGGAACATGTTCAGTTTTGCAGCTGTGATGAATGCTCTAGAAATGACACAG ATTGCCCGGCTGGAGCAGACTTGGATGGTCCTGCGGCAGCGGCACACAGAGGGTGCAATCCTCTACGAGAAGAAGCTGAAGCCGTTCCTGAAGGGCCTGAACGAAGGGAAAG AAGGTCCTCCACTGACCAACACCACCTTTCCCCACATCATGCCTCTCGTGACTCTTCTGGAGCGGGATGAGGCTTTGACAGACAGCCCTGAGCTCTGGGAGACCACTGACAACGGTGTGGAGGTGGTCATGGCCCACCTTGAGGCAGCACGGATGGTGGCCCACCATGGTGGGATCTATCACACCAATGCTGAAGTGAAGCTGCAGG GtttccagggcagagcagagctgctggaggtctTCAGCACTGAGTTCCAACTGCgcctgctctggggcagccGTGGggctgaaagcagccaggctgagcgcTATGAAAAATTCGACAAGGTCCTCACTGCCCTGTCCCACAAGCTGGAGCCAGCAGTACGCTTCAGCGAGCTCTAA
- the TOR2A gene encoding prosalusin, whose translation MATGAAVALPPVLLLLAAIAACPAAAWDLWALRCGFSADCECSFGADLRGLECDLATKLVGQPLVRQQVMKGVSEFLEKRNPEKPLVMSFHGSTGTGKTYVSSMLIRYLFQGGLQSPYVHQFSPIVHFPHAEQIEQYKASLKSWIQGNLTKCGRSAFLFDEMDKMHPGLIDVIIPFLGSSWVVYGTNYRKAIFIFISNAGGEQINKMTLGLRHAHKDREEISLQDLEPAISKAVFENPQSGFWKSRIINEHLIDFVVPFLPLKRHHVKQCVVSELVLQGLEVRTAVVEEVADSIPYFPEEEKLFSSTGCKTVASRISFFF comes from the exons ATGGCCACCGGAGCGGCGGTGGCGCTGCCCCCGGTGCTGTTGCTGCTGGCGGCGATCGCCGCCTGCCCTGCCGCCGCTTGGGATCTATGGGCACTGCGCTGCGGCTTCTCAGCGGACTGCGAGTGCAGCTTCGGGGCCGACCTGCGCG GTCTGGAGTGTGACTTGGCCACGAAGCTGGTGGGGCAGCCCCTGGTGAGGCAGCAGGTGATGAAAGGAGTGAGTGAGTTCCTGGAGAAACGGAATCCAGAGAAACCGCTCGTGATGTCCTTCCATGGCTCAACTGGAACAGGCAAAACCTACGTGAGCTCCATGCTCATCCGTTACCTCTTCCAAGGTGGACTCCAGAGCCCCTATGTTCATCAGTTCTCACCAATAGTGCACTTCCCCCATGCTGAGCAAATAGAGCAGTACAAG gcAAGTCTGAAGAGCTGGATCCAAGGGAACTTGACCAAGTGTGGACGGTCAGCCTTTCTCTTTGATGAAATGGATAAGATGCACCCTGGGCTGATCGATGTGATCATACCATTCCTGGGATCCTCGTGGGTTGTGTATGGGACAAACTACCGCAAAGCAATCTTCATCTTCATAAG CaatgcaggaggggagcagatcAACAAAATGACGCTGGGTCTCCGGCATGCTCACAAAGACCGAGAGGAGATCAGCCTTCAGGACCTGGAGCCAGCCATCTCTAAAGCCGTGTTTGAAAACCCTCAGA GTGGATTCTGGAAATCCAGGATCATTAATGAACATCTCATAGATTTTGTTGTGCCCTTCCTCCCACTGAAGCGCCACCACGTAAAGCAGTGCGTTGTCAGCGAACTTGTCCTGCAAGGCCTGGAAGTACGCACAGCTGTTGTCGAGGAGGTAGCTGACAGCATCCCCTACTTTCCAGAAGAAGAGAAACTATTCTCATCAACAGGCTGCAAAACAGTGGCGTCTCGGATCAGTTTTTTCTTCTAG
- the PTRH1 gene encoding LOW QUALITY PROTEIN: probable peptidyl-tRNA hydrolase (The sequence of the model RefSeq protein was modified relative to this genomic sequence to represent the inferred CDS: substituted 3 bases at 3 genomic stop codons), giving the protein MVRIHQQGPKTLQRGLSFPHAAPPLTLAAAAAGPCRAGDGAKVAALEACGTAAAEWRSESAAGEGSGRRGPGGAVPAARSRRRGPGGAVPAARSRRRGPGGAVPAARSRVTVGRGLREQVAGLGNYKLRGTRQSMGMAMPEQLAXQLAVAKVXRVDRHCFADVALAPAHGLGLVLLKPQRLMSRSSPSITSANEQLTEISRLCPEDIYLVHNGLDKALGKMAFKVGSSARGHDKVXSCIRALHSNEMVWLRVGTGLLEGELTVSGYVLALFSSKSLEKLEQVLAQAATLLLEHIPSIFPFLFHQPKRLVESEEQWE; this is encoded by the exons ATGGTGCGCATACACCAGCAGGGCCCCAAGACCCTCCAGAGGGGCCTCAGCTTTCCCCACGCTGCTCCTCCG CTCACCCTGGCGGCAGCCGCCGCGGGGCCCTGCCGGGCCGGGGACGGAGCCAAGGTGGCGGCGCTGGAGGCGTGTGGGACGGCGGCGGCGGAGTGGCGGAGCGAGAGCGCCGCGGGGGAGGGGAGCGGGCGGCGCGGTCCCGGCGGCGCGGTCCCGGCGGCGCGGTCCCGGCGGCGCGGTCCCGGCGGCGCGGTCCCGGCGGCGCGGTCCCGGCGGCGCGGTCCCGGCGGCGCGGTCCCGGCGGCGCGGTCCCGTGTCACGGTGGGGCGGGGTCTGAGAGA GCAGGTGGCTGGCCTGGGCAATTACAAGCTGCGAGGGACACGACAGAGCATGGGCATGGCAATGCCGGAGCAGCTGGCCTGACAGCTGGCAGTGGCCAAGGTTTGACGAGTGGACAGGCACTGCTTTGCTGACgtggccctggccccagcccatGGCCTGGGGCTGGTGTTGCTTAAGCCACAGAGGCTCATGAGCCGTAGCAGTCCCAGCATCACCAGTGCCAATGAGCAACTCA CTGAgatctccaggctctgcccagaaGACATTTATCTAGTTCACAATGGCCTGGACAAGGCCTTGGGCAAGATGGCATTCAAGGTGGGAAGCAGTGCAAG GGGACACGACAAGGTCTGATCCTGCATCAGGGCTTTGCACTCCAA TGAGATGGTTTGGCTCAGAGTTGGCACTGGGTTGCTGGAGGGTGAACTGACAGTGTCCGGCTATGTCCTGGCTCTGTTCAGCAGCAAGTCACTGGAGAAGCTTGAGCAGGTCCTGGCCCAGGCAGCAACATTactgctggagcacatccc ATCCATATTCCCATTCCTCTTCCATCAGCCCAAGCGTCTGGTGGAAAGTGAGGAGCAATGGGAGTGA